From the Solea solea chromosome 7, fSolSol10.1, whole genome shotgun sequence genome, the window aaatttcaattaaaaaattGACGGTATCTCATAAAGTGATGCTCCGCCTtgttttaaatacattaaatattgaGCTGGCGCTTAAAGCAATAAAGTTAAgtatttcaaccttcaaataatgtctccacaaatatgttttttaaaacccTGGTTAGAGCCTGAGGGGTCTGCATTGCTTTCACTGGCAGTATGTAACTATTAGTATGGGTCGCTCCACTCGGAGCGTAACGCTATTCTACATTTATCGGAAAAACATTCCTGGAAACAAAACGAAGTAAGTGTTACAGTAGAAGTGCAAACGTGATCTCACGTTCGTAATTCATGACACAGCCCCTCAGAGTATTGGCTAATGGCTAATAAGAGTAATCACTGAGTGTGTGATTTTTATTCATCCCAACCATAATaattatgacaataatataaTTTAGCATCTGCCAGGCTATCACAAACATAAATGCAGACCTGGCCCATCTTATTACGGCTAAAATGCTAatcaatttattattttctcatctAGAACATCTATCTATGATGGCTTGCATTACATTGCCTCATGTATAAACTTTACAGCTCGATCACACCATTGCGTAAAAAGCAAAACGTGTGTACATTTGTTGTTAGAAGGTTATGGGCCGAGCTGAAAACGCTAGCTACGCTAACTGGAGCACTATCGTTCTTTTTGGGATTTGGGGTTAGTTTTCCTTAAAATCTGCAAAATTAAACTACTTATCTCACTTGTATAACATACAATAACATGGGCTATtgtacctggtctgaagacatggaTGTCTGCACATGTCTCAGAGTTCACCGGGATCGTCGGTTTGGGAACAAACGCACACGTTGCCGCGGCAGTTGTGACAGACAGTGCTCTTTTCCCAACTTTAGTAAAAGATACTTATACATAACAAAGACTGAATAAACTTTTTCACACTATAGGCTGTTTGTACTCCACACGTCACCCGTCACAGTGGATCTCCTTTGGGGTTTCAGCCCTTTAGGAACTGCTTGTTTGCATAAAGTATAGTGTTAGCGTGGAGTTCATCTCAGGTGAGATGTTAGCGGACACTCATGAAGGACGATCACTGATATGTTTTAGATGAAACAAGACAAGGCAGAGGGATTGAATCTGTGGTGACTTATGTGCCTAACGACTGCTTGGTGACTAACGGCTGCTTCCCTTTTTTCCTCGTTGAATTTGTTGTTGTAAATTCAAAGAACATGATGTTCACTAATGTAACCAGGATaaaagatttcttcattgttgGATTTCCCGGGCTTTCACCAGACTACTATATACCCGTGTCAGTCGTGCTTTTCATTCTCTACTTGGTGATAGTGGgaggaaacatttttattttagtgtttgtCAAATGTGAAAGTTCTCTTCACAAACCCACGTATCTGATCTTCTGCCACCTCGCTATGACAGACTTAGCGTTTGGGACCGCGACTCTTCCgaagatcatttcaaaatacTGGTTCGACGACAGCGTCATTTCGTTTTACGGCTGCTTCGTGCAAATGTATTTCGTCCACTTTCTTGGAGCGGCTCATTCGTTCATCCTGATGGTGATGGCGCTCGATCGCTCCATTGCCGTTTGGGCTCCGTTGCGTTACACGGCAGTTTTCAGCAACACCACAGTCTCTGTGCTGTGCGGAGTATCGTGGATTCTGCCATTATCATGGATGGTGGGTATAGTTGTTGATGCTCTGACGTTGCCTTTTTGCAATTCCAATATGATTCTTCAATGCTACTGCGACCACATCGCAATCACACGACTTGGGTGTGAGAATGTGAGAGAAGTTGAGGTTGTTGCGGTCGCTGGGGCCATGTTCTTTCTGTTGGTGCCTCTGGGCTTCATCCTGTTCTCTTACTTTATCATCATTGTGGCTGTTATTCGTATTTCCAACTCCGAGGGTCGTATGAAGACTCTGTCCACCTGCACGCCGCAGCTCCTCATCACCTTCATCTATTACATGCCGAGGTGCTTTGTGTACCTGGCGAACATTGTTGGATTCAGGTTCAGCATTCCGGTTCGCATTATCATTGTCATGCTGTACAGCCTGTTACCTGCCGCCATCAACCCCATAATATACTGTTTCAAAACCAGGGATATCAAGGAAAATCTGAAAAGCAGATTCCTTGTCAGGAAAATTAACACAAGCTCAAAGACGTGATGAAATacaatcacaaaataatattgtttaaataaataagaaaatacagtGATGCATTTACATCTCTTTGTGTTTCAGAATAAATGTTCGTTGACACAATTTGATCAAAATTCTCATTTCAGGCTGATTCACTGGTCATTATTagaggaaaatgacagaaatgtagCACAGTgacaaaacatacacatacaaaaagaCAAATCTACACACAAAAGCATTTCTATAATATATTtgtatgatatataatatataaatatatctgaATTGCACTCACTGTTCATGTCAGGTGTGATGTCTTTACATACACagcactatgtgtgtgtgtgtgtgtgtgtgtcattaaaaaGAGCCATTGTATGTTTTTTGCATGATGAAAGTATTTAAAGATCCACTGAACTTGGCAGAAAATTGAGATCAAATATTTTTGTATAATCACCtgaatgtatgaattgttgaTTTTATTACCGTAGAACAAGCCTTTTTAGatttatatcaggagcaggGTCAGCTCTGTTTTGGACCCCcacattttttaacaataacctataattgaattgaattttagTGGCATTGTTCAAACAGCAGCGGGACTAAACAATTCATCTTTTTCAAATCACATAGGCTGTGTTTTAATAATTCTATTTATGTTTGCTCTGTGTTTGGTGTCAGTTCAAAAACCATTATCATGCACCTTTTCATGCCTCTTAGTTCTGATACGTTCACTACATACATATCCCGATAATGTCTCGGCAATATCTTcttatattttaatttctatttctatcttgtatttgttttgtactTTATTGCTTTCTCTGTCCACATTTGTCTCCGCCTGACTCCTTGTTGCTGTAACGTGTGAATGTACCTAGTGTGCGAGCAATAAAggctaatctaatctaatctaccTAACCTCCTGCATTTGAATATGTGGAGTGAATCAGTGGAACAGATTGAGTACAAAGCTAAAGTGAACGTACAAACGTGTTTTTCAGCAGATTCAAGGAGGAAGAAGAGCTTACATGGGTCTCACAGATTAATTACTTACttgtttattcacatttttgccCATGTTAGTCCACAGGACAGAAACTATTGTAAAAGTTTGAACAATGGTTATCAATAACAGGTCTACGGACCCTGAGGGTTCTATGAATATGTCCCAgggggttcccagagaaaaataaaatgaaatatgaatataaatgtaataaaaatgaaaaacaagaaaggtaataTAAAAGATAGATCCATATTTctcatatcaaataaaataaaatacatttcagtggctctgtggtgtagtgtggatctatcagtctgttgctgaatgagctgatgatgatgatgtgctcaCTCTCAGCtagttgctaaatcattagcatcacagtcaatacttcATACCCAAAGCTGTGtgattcacacattattcaagcacatcaggttggtttgctaatcatattaatagcagatgctcacatgctcccGTTACAGCTTACAATACGATCATCTGACTGAACAGAAGTTTCGATGTGCGtagcatttgcattttaaaacgaCAATACTGAGATAGCTTATAAAAATGTAGCAACATAACGTTCTGAAAcgcacagtggattattaaaagatAGAGTCTagaatgaaaaaacattttgtaatcCCTCTGTGTGACTTTGAATGAACACTAACGTAGATTAACGGCATTAATGAATctcaccccataagaagataGGTGGTTAATAAGAGGTTCGGGGTGCTCTCTTTTCATCGCGGGTGTCATGTCGTCACCTCAGAGGTAACTACTGTATGTCTGTTCGCTTCAAGGTGTccaatctgtaaataactcgaAAAGTCCCTCGGCCTACTTGTTGCttgtttttccatggctggACACATTTGTGTATATGTAGTGATTcataaacaaataagaaaatacagtGATGTATTGTTTTCTCTTGCTGATACATCTCTATGTGTGTCAGAATAAGTGTTTTTTGATCAGTTTTAAGTTGTTGCTTGTTCATGCTCCCAAGAAAAGACAAGATTCTCATCTAATGGTGATTAACTCGTCAAATctacacacaaaagcacatcaATGATGACTGTTATGTCTCAGTAATAATggaataaataagtaaacatgtaaaataaaaacaaacaaatggatgAGTATAGACATGAGATAAAGGAATGAATTTAAAATTAACTGATTTttgtgtgaggaggagactcTCTTACAGGAGCTTTGAATTACAATTTAATCTAGTTAATTACGGTCAGTATTTAACATGACAGACATTTATTCTTGACATAATATGACATATTTACTGTGCAAAACATTTTGCACAGTAAATAACAAatgcttttaattattttggtcGATATCTTTTATTACTGTCGGTTTTTGTGACATGTATGAAAAAAATTCATCTCTTTGTTTTGGTCAATGTCTTTGCACGTATCTTGTACAGATTTTTACCCCTCCCCCCGTAACTTgcctcagaaaaacaaactcttcttTTACACTACGTCACAACTGTTGTACACATGGGAAATGGCTCCTAACGCTGTTAATCTCCACACACATCATAAAAGCCGAGTACCTCACAGTGTGaacgctacacacacacacacaatacacatacacatagaaCAAAATAAAGCACATACTGATGATACAGGACATGTAGAACAAGGTATTTTGTATTCTCTTTGGAAGGTTCTTTGATTTCCTGGAGGTTTCTATTGTTTATAGGTTTCTTATCCTGCTTTAAAGCTTGATTTCCAGTGAGATTAAGCTACTTTCTTTTTAAAGCTTACATTTAAGTGATTATGAAATTCACAAACACGACAAATATAAAAGACTTCATGATCATTGGATTCCCTGGACTTCCACCTGAGTACAATGGAGCGGTgtctgttctcctcctcctcatttatCTGGCCATTGTGGTGggaaacactttcattttaacCGTGATTCTGTTCGAGCGGACTCTTCGCAAACCGACATATTTCATCTTCTGCCACCTGGCAATGACAGACATGACTTTTGGCACCGTGACGCTTCCAAAAATCATTGCCAGATACTGGTGGAATGACATGACAACATCAATCGGAGCCTGCTTTACACAAATGTACTTCGTCCACGCTTTGGGAGCAATCGTTTCGTTAATTTTGTTGATTATGGCCTTGGATCGTTTTGTTGCCATATGGCTTCCTTTCCGATATCCTGTTTGGGTCACGAACAAAACAGTTTGCATTGTTTGTGTCTTGTCCTGCCTTGCAACATTTATACGTATGACGGGGATCGTGCTCCACGCCTCGTCTTTACCTTACTGTGACCTCAATGTCATTATACATTGTTACTGTGATCATTTATCGATAACTCGGCTGGGATGTGGGGAAAATGTTATATATGTTAAAACGGTCGCTCTTGCCAATGCCATGGTCGTGTTGCTGTTTCCTttagcttttattattatatcgTACTTTTCTATTATCGTAGCTGCTTTGAAAATGTCTCAAGCTGAGCGGTCGAACAAAGTCATCTCCACATGTGCTCCTCAGATTTTCATCACCTGCCTTTATTATGTGCCAAGGTGTTTTGTTTATCTCTCCAGCCATTTGGGCTTCCAGTTCAGCACTGATGCTCGTATTATTATCACAATGATGTACAGCCTCATACCTCCCGTAGTTAATCCACTCATCTATTGTCTCAAGacaaaagacattaaaaaggTTTTGACAGAGAGGTTCCAAAGAAGAAAAGTGGCAGCTGCACAAAGACATgtccaaaaaaacaatgtaaaataaCTTGTCATAAATGAACAGTGTATATTTTTCCTTTAACCTCATCTATAGCTATCTAGAAATATTGTTTGAATTCactaattcatttattaaacattCTAGAGTAAAAACTGacacagaaaacatcatcatatcATTTTACTTCTG encodes:
- the LOC131462281 gene encoding olfactory receptor 52E8-like yields the protein MMFTNVTRIKDFFIVGFPGLSPDYYIPVSVVLFILYLVIVGGNIFILVFVKCESSLHKPTYLIFCHLAMTDLAFGTATLPKIISKYWFDDSVISFYGCFVQMYFVHFLGAAHSFILMVMALDRSIAVWAPLRYTAVFSNTTVSVLCGVSWILPLSWMVGIVVDALTLPFCNSNMILQCYCDHIAITRLGCENVREVEVVAVAGAMFFLLVPLGFILFSYFIIIVAVIRISNSEGRMKTLSTCTPQLLITFIYYMPRCFVYLANIVGFRFSIPVRIIIVMLYSLLPAAINPIIYCFKTRDIKENLKSRFLVRKINTSSKT
- the LOC131462918 gene encoding olfactory receptor 52B2-like — its product is MKFTNTTNIKDFMIIGFPGLPPEYNGAVSVLLLLIYLAIVVGNTFILTVILFERTLRKPTYFIFCHLAMTDMTFGTVTLPKIIARYWWNDMTTSIGACFTQMYFVHALGAIVSLILLIMALDRFVAIWLPFRYPVWVTNKTVCIVCVLSCLATFIRMTGIVLHASSLPYCDLNVIIHCYCDHLSITRLGCGENVIYVKTVALANAMVVLLFPLAFIIISYFSIIVAALKMSQAERSNKVISTCAPQIFITCLYYVPRCFVYLSSHLGFQFSTDARIIITMMYSLIPPVVNPLIYCLKTKDIKKVLTERFQRRKVAAAQRHVQKNNVK